Proteins encoded in a region of the Clostridium butyricum genome:
- the prfA gene encoding peptide chain release factor 1 codes for MLLDKLEFIENKYDELSVKISDPSIMQNQNEWRKLCKEHADLEIIVNAYKEYKKVTEDLEANKEMLSEENDKEMREMLSEEISDLTKREVELENHIQILLLPKDPNDDKNVFVEIRGGAGGEEAALFAYNLFRMYTRYAETQRWAVEIMSLNETDLGGFKEVVFMIKGNGAYSKLKYESGVHRVQRVPDTESSGRIHTSTSTVAVLPEVDDVEIEISEKDLRIDVFRASGNGGQCVNTTDSAVRITHLPSGLVVSCQDEKSQLKNKEKAMKVLKSRLYEQAERERAEGIAEDRKSQVGTGDRSERIRTYNYPQGRVTDHRIGLTLYKLETFLNGDIDEMINALITADQAEKMKAMGNTQV; via the coding sequence ATGTTATTAGATAAATTAGAATTTATAGAAAATAAATATGACGAATTATCAGTTAAAATCAGTGATCCATCAATAATGCAAAATCAAAATGAATGGAGAAAGCTTTGTAAAGAGCATGCTGATTTAGAGATTATAGTGAATGCTTATAAGGAATATAAGAAAGTTACTGAAGACTTAGAAGCTAATAAGGAAATGCTAAGTGAAGAAAATGACAAAGAAATGAGAGAAATGCTTAGCGAAGAAATTTCAGATCTTACTAAAAGAGAAGTTGAATTAGAAAATCATATTCAAATTTTATTATTACCAAAAGACCCTAATGATGATAAGAATGTATTCGTTGAAATCAGAGGTGGTGCTGGTGGTGAGGAAGCAGCATTATTTGCTTATAACTTATTCAGAATGTACACAAGATATGCAGAAACTCAAAGATGGGCAGTAGAAATTATGAGTTTAAATGAAACAGATCTTGGTGGATTTAAAGAAGTTGTATTTATGATAAAAGGTAATGGAGCATACTCTAAGTTAAAATATGAAAGTGGTGTTCATAGAGTACAAAGAGTACCTGATACTGAATCAAGTGGAAGAATTCATACATCAACATCAACAGTAGCTGTTTTACCAGAAGTGGACGATGTTGAAATTGAAATAAGTGAAAAAGATTTAAGAATTGATGTATTTAGAGCATCAGGAAACGGTGGACAATGCGTTAATACTACAGATTCAGCGGTAAGAATCACACATTTACCAAGTGGTCTTGTAGTTTCATGTCAGGATGAAAAGTCACAGTTAAAGAATAAAGAAAAGGCTATGAAAGTATTAAAGTCTAGACTTTATGAACAGGCTGAAAGAGAAAGAGCTGAAGGAATAGCTGAAGACAGAAAGAGTCAGGTTGGTACTGGAGATAGAAGTGAAAGAATAAGAACTTACAACTATCCACAAGGTAGAGTTACTGATCATAGAATAGGGTTAACTCTATATAAATTAGAAACTTTCTTGAATGGTGACATTGATGAAATGATTAATGCTTTAATTACAGCAGATCAAGCTGAAAAAATGAAAGCAATGGGAAATACACAAGTATAA
- a CDS encoding L-threonylcarbamoyladenylate synthase produces MNTKVSYIKNIDEEEYKIEEAAKIIKEGGIVAFPTETVYGLGADALNEDAVKKIFVAKGRPQDNPLIIHVASKNIEHYVDEIPEIAKELMDKFWPGPLTIILKKNDIIPNITSASLDSIGVRMPDNEIARKLIELSGTTIAAPSANISGRPSPTDIERCVEDLDGRVDYIIGGCHSKIGVESTIVDCTVDPPLVLRPGGITLEMLKEIDSRIEIDKAIMQKPSENLKPKAPGMKYRHYAPKAKVTIISGNRKKTVAKIKEMVNYNIEKQKKVCILTVEENEKEYQQGIKITLGSLSDLTTVAKNLFEALRKCDDLGADLILAEAYEEKGVGVAIMNRLNKAAGFDIINV; encoded by the coding sequence TTGAATACAAAAGTTAGCTATATAAAAAATATTGATGAGGAAGAATATAAAATAGAAGAAGCTGCAAAGATTATAAAAGAGGGTGGAATTGTAGCATTTCCTACAGAAACAGTTTATGGTCTTGGAGCAGATGCTCTTAATGAAGATGCAGTAAAGAAAATTTTTGTTGCAAAAGGAAGGCCACAAGATAATCCACTTATAATTCATGTTGCATCAAAAAATATTGAACATTATGTAGATGAAATTCCTGAAATAGCTAAAGAATTAATGGATAAATTTTGGCCAGGACCACTTACTATAATATTAAAAAAGAATGATATTATTCCTAATATAACGAGTGCTAGTCTTGATTCTATAGGAGTTAGAATGCCTGATAATGAAATAGCAAGAAAACTTATTGAACTATCAGGAACTACAATTGCTGCACCATCAGCTAATATAAGTGGAAGACCAAGTCCAACAGATATTGAAAGATGTGTAGAAGATCTTGATGGAAGAGTTGACTATATTATAGGTGGATGTCATAGTAAGATAGGAGTGGAATCTACTATAGTAGATTGTACTGTAGATCCACCACTAGTTTTAAGACCAGGTGGAATAACATTAGAGATGCTCAAAGAAATAGATTCAAGAATAGAAATAGATAAAGCTATAATGCAGAAACCAAGTGAAAATTTAAAACCTAAGGCACCAGGAATGAAGTATAGACATTATGCACCAAAAGCAAAAGTTACTATAATTTCAGGAAATAGAAAAAAGACTGTTGCAAAAATAAAAGAAATGGTAAACTATAATATAGAAAAACAAAAAAAAGTATGCATATTAACTGTTGAAGAAAACGAAAAGGAGTATCAGCAAGGTATTAAAATTACATTAGGTAGTCTTTCGGATTTAACAACAGTTGCTAAAAATTTATTTGAAGCTTTAAGAAAATGTGATGATTTAGGTGCAGATTTAATTTTAGCAGAAGCATATGAAGAAAAAGGTGTCGGAGTGGCTATAATGAATAGGCTTAATAAAGCAGCTGGTTTTGACATAATTAATGTTTAA
- the rpiB gene encoding ribose 5-phosphate isomerase B, translated as MKIAVGCDHGGFELKNEIIKYLESEKYEIKDFGTYSTDSCDYPDIAQPVAEAVAAKEFDFGILICGTGIGIGIAANKVPGIRAALCSDTFSAHATRQHNNANILTMGQRVVGTGLALDIVKTFLSSEFEGDRHSKRINKITAIEEKYGK; from the coding sequence ATGAAAATTGCAGTAGGTTGCGATCATGGTGGATTTGAATTAAAAAATGAAATTATCAAATATTTAGAAAGTGAAAAGTATGAAATAAAAGATTTTGGTACTTATTCAACTGATTCTTGTGACTATCCTGATATAGCACAACCAGTAGCAGAAGCAGTAGCAGCAAAAGAGTTTGATTTTGGGATTTTAATTTGTGGAACAGGTATTGGAATCGGAATAGCTGCGAATAAGGTGCCAGGTATAAGAGCAGCTCTATGCTCAGATACTTTTAGTGCTCATGCAACAAGACAACACAATAATGCCAATATATTAACTATGGGTCAAAGAGTAGTTGGTACAGGATTGGCATTAGATATAGTAAAGACATTTTTATCATCTGAATTTGAAGGTGATAGACATAGTAAGAGAATAAATAAAATCACAGCTATTGAAGAAAAATATGGAAAATAG
- the upp gene encoding uracil phosphoribosyltransferase, translating into MSKVTEINHPLILHKLAILRNEETGSKEFRHLVEEISMLMAYEVTRDLSTEEVEVKTPVSLTKCKMLSGKKMAVVPILRAGLGMVDGVLNLIPAAKVGHIGLYRDEETLQPVEYFCKLPQDIAERDVIVVDPMLATGGSSIDALTMLKKRGAKNLRLMCLVGAPEGIEAIQNAHPDVDIYLASIDEKLNEHGYIVPGLGDAGDRLFGTK; encoded by the coding sequence ATGAGTAAAGTAACAGAAATAAACCATCCTTTAATATTACATAAGTTAGCTATATTAAGAAATGAAGAAACAGGGTCTAAGGAATTTAGACATTTAGTTGAAGAAATTTCAATGTTAATGGCATATGAAGTAACAAGAGATTTAAGTACAGAAGAAGTTGAAGTTAAGACTCCTGTTTCATTAACAAAATGTAAAATGCTTTCAGGAAAGAAAATGGCAGTTGTACCTATATTAAGAGCTGGACTTGGAATGGTTGATGGTGTACTTAACCTTATTCCAGCAGCAAAAGTTGGTCATATAGGATTATACAGAGATGAAGAAACACTTCAACCAGTAGAATATTTCTGTAAGCTACCACAAGATATAGCAGAGAGAGATGTAATTGTTGTTGATCCAATGCTTGCAACAGGAGGTTCTTCTATCGATGCATTAACTATGTTAAAGAAAAGAGGAGCTAAAAATTTAAGATTAATGTGTCTAGTTGGAGCACCAGAAGGAATTGAAGCTATACAAAATGCTCATCCAGATGTAGACATATATCTTGCATCTATAGATGAAAAATTAAATGAACATGGATATATAGTTCCAGGTCTTGGAGATGCAGGCGATAGATTATTTGGAACTAAATAA
- a CDS encoding deoxycytidylate deaminase produces the protein MDRRDKHNYYLDIAETVLERGTCMRRNYGSIIVKNDEIISTGYTGAPRGRKNCIDLDSCIREKLNVPRGTHYELCRSVHSEANAIISASRRDMIGATLYLVGKDAKTKKYVENANSCSMCKRLIINSGISYVVIRDSKDLFREICVDSWIDDDDSLKVYDEAGY, from the coding sequence ATGGATAGAAGAGATAAACATAATTATTATTTAGATATTGCAGAAACCGTACTAGAAAGAGGAACATGTATGAGACGAAATTACGGTTCTATAATAGTGAAAAATGATGAAATAATTTCTACTGGTTATACAGGAGCTCCAAGAGGGAGAAAAAACTGTATTGATTTAGATAGTTGTATAAGAGAAAAATTAAATGTTCCAAGAGGAACTCATTATGAACTTTGTAGAAGTGTTCATAGTGAGGCAAATGCAATAATAAGTGCATCAAGAAGAGATATGATTGGGGCTACTTTATATCTTGTAGGAAAAGATGCAAAAACTAAAAAGTATGTTGAAAATGCAAACTCATGTTCAATGTGCAAAAGATTAATTATAAATTCAGGTATTTCTTATGTTGTAATAAGAGATTCTAAAGATTTATTCAGAGAAATATGTGTGGATTCATGGATTGATGATGATGATTCTTTGAAAGTATATGATGAAGCAGGCTATTAA
- the wecB gene encoding non-hydrolyzing UDP-N-acetylglucosamine 2-epimerase: MIKKKIITIFGTRPEAIKMAPLVKELERREEIESKVCVTAQHREMLDQVLELFDITPDFDLNIMKTKQSLTGITNKVLEGLDEVFKEEKPDMILVHGDTTTTFAGALAAFYQQIRVGHVEAGLRTFNKYFPFPEEMNRKLTGSLADLHFAPTKGSKDNLLREGINESDIYITGNTVIDAMKHTVEKDYVFETEELNNIDFNKKVIMITAHRRENWGQGIENICEALNNIVEQNPDVELVYLVHLNPVVKDVVFEKLGDKERIHLLSPLDTKETHNLMNKSFMVMTDSGGLQEEAPHLGKPVLVLRDVTERPEAVEAGTVKLVGTNVETIIREANKLLQDENSYNRMSKAINPYGDGIASKRIVNAILKYYELTDHEVDEFKR, encoded by the coding sequence GTGATAAAGAAAAAGATTATTACCATTTTTGGAACACGTCCAGAAGCAATAAAAATGGCACCTTTAGTAAAGGAATTAGAACGAAGAGAAGAAATTGAATCAAAAGTATGTGTAACCGCTCAACATAGAGAAATGCTAGATCAGGTGCTAGAATTATTTGACATAACACCGGATTTTGATTTAAATATAATGAAAACAAAACAAAGTTTAACAGGAATTACAAATAAGGTTTTAGAAGGCTTAGATGAAGTTTTTAAGGAAGAAAAACCTGATATGATATTAGTGCATGGTGATACAACAACAACGTTTGCAGGAGCACTTGCTGCTTTTTATCAGCAAATAAGAGTTGGTCATGTAGAAGCAGGCCTTAGAACATTTAATAAATATTTTCCATTTCCAGAAGAAATGAATAGAAAATTAACTGGAAGTTTAGCAGATTTACACTTTGCACCTACAAAAGGCTCAAAAGATAATCTATTAAGAGAAGGTATAAATGAAAGCGATATCTACATAACAGGAAACACTGTAATTGATGCAATGAAACATACCGTTGAGAAAGATTATGTATTTGAAACAGAAGAATTAAATAATATTGACTTTAATAAGAAAGTTATAATGATAACAGCTCATAGAAGAGAAAATTGGGGTCAAGGAATAGAAAATATTTGTGAAGCATTAAATAATATAGTTGAGCAAAATCCAGATGTTGAATTAGTTTATTTAGTTCACTTAAATCCTGTAGTTAAAGATGTAGTGTTTGAAAAACTTGGTGATAAAGAAAGAATTCACTTATTATCTCCTTTAGATACTAAAGAAACACATAACTTAATGAATAAATCATTTATGGTTATGACTGATTCAGGTGGTTTACAAGAAGAAGCACCTCATTTAGGAAAACCAGTTCTTGTATTAAGAGATGTTACTGAAAGACCAGAAGCAGTTGAAGCTGGAACTGTAAAACTCGTTGGAACTAATGTTGAAACAATTATAAGAGAAGCAAATAAATTACTTCAAGATGAAAATTCTTATAATAGAATGAGCAAAGCTATTAATCCATATGGAGATGGAATAGCATCTAAGAGAATAGTTAATGCTATATTAAAATATTATGAATTAACTGATCATGAAGTAGATGAATTTAAAAGATAA
- a CDS encoding acetyl-CoA C-acetyltransferase gives MKDVVIVSAVRTALGSFGGTLKDVSAVDLGATVIKEAITRAGVKPELVEEVIMGNVIQAGLGQNTARQATIKAGLPNEVPAMTINKVCGSGLRSVSLAAQMIKAGDADIIVAGGMENMSAAPYALPTTRWGQRMNDGKIVDTMVKDALWDAFNNYHMGVTAENIAKEWGITKEEQDAFSASSQQKAERAIKEGRFKDEIVPVVIPQRKGEPKVFDTDEFPRFGTTAETLGKLKPCFIKDGTVTAGNASGINDGAAAFVIMSAEKAEELGIKPLAKILSYGSKGLDPAIMGYGPFHATKKALEVANLTVEDLDLIEANEAFAAQSLAVAKDLKFDMDKVNVNGGAIALGHPVGASGARILVTLLYEMEKRDSKKGLATLCIGGGMGTAVIVERM, from the coding sequence ATGAAAGACGTAGTTATAGTAAGCGCTGTAAGAACAGCATTAGGATCTTTTGGAGGAACATTAAAGGATGTTTCAGCAGTAGACTTAGGTGCAACAGTAATTAAGGAAGCAATAACAAGAGCAGGTGTTAAACCAGAATTAGTAGAAGAAGTTATAATGGGAAATGTTATACAAGCAGGTCTTGGACAAAACACAGCAAGACAAGCTACAATAAAAGCTGGGTTACCAAATGAAGTTCCAGCTATGACAATCAATAAAGTTTGTGGATCAGGTTTAAGATCAGTTAGTTTAGCTGCTCAAATGATTAAAGCAGGGGATGCAGATATTATAGTTGCAGGTGGTATGGAAAACATGTCAGCAGCACCATATGCATTACCAACTACTAGATGGGGACAAAGAATGAATGATGGTAAAATAGTAGATACTATGGTTAAAGATGCATTATGGGATGCTTTTAATAATTACCACATGGGTGTTACAGCTGAAAACATCGCAAAAGAATGGGGAATTACAAAGGAAGAACAAGATGCTTTCTCAGCATCATCACAACAAAAAGCAGAAAGAGCTATTAAAGAAGGAAGATTTAAAGATGAAATAGTTCCAGTTGTTATTCCTCAAAGAAAAGGTGAACCAAAAGTATTTGATACTGATGAATTCCCAAGATTCGGAACAACAGCAGAAACTTTAGGAAAATTAAAACCTTGTTTCATTAAAGATGGTACAGTTACAGCTGGTAATGCATCAGGAATTAATGATGGAGCAGCAGCTTTCGTAATAATGAGTGCAGAAAAAGCAGAAGAATTAGGAATAAAACCACTTGCTAAAATTCTTTCTTATGGTTCAAAAGGATTAGATCCAGCTATAATGGGATACGGTCCATTCCATGCAACTAAAAAAGCATTAGAAGTGGCTAATCTTACAGTTGAAGACTTAGACTTAATCGAAGCAAACGAAGCTTTTGCAGCTCAAAGTTTAGCAGTAGCTAAGGATTTAAAATTCGATATGGATAAAGTAAATGTAAATGGTGGAGCTATAGCTTTAGGACATCCAGTAGGAGCTTCAGGAGCAAGAATACTTGTTACTCTTCTTTATGAAATGGAAAAGAGAGACTCTAAAAAAGGTTTAGCTACATTATGTATCGGTGGTGGTATGGGAACTGCTGTCATCGTTGAAAGAATGTAA